Proteins from one Porites lutea chromosome 3, jaPorLute2.1, whole genome shotgun sequence genomic window:
- the LOC140932072 gene encoding TNF receptor-associated factor 4-like, with product MSFSLPGTDLFDLIGYSEEPPQEYLCNVCKKPLLDAQIAMPCGHTFWGECVYRFQQTSRAIQCAMCRQVVIAFCKNIFASNLITAIDGECLACKGRIKLDAAKDHLGRCSEVEVVCLLCSEKLQRKHQDGHDCPMRGIICNCGEKFNKKDEEHHQHLCSFKQTQCPFDCGELVERYVKKCM from the exons ATGAGCTTCTCTCTACCAGGAACTGACCTATTCGATCTTATCGGTTATAGCGAGGAACCTCCCCAAGAGTATCTTTGTAATGTGTG CAAGAAGCCTCTACTCGATGCACAAATAGCCATGCCATGTGGTCACACGTTTTGGGGCGAATGCGTTTACCGATTCCAGCAAACATCCCGTGCCATTCAGTGTGCAATGTGCCGCCAAGTGGTGATCGCcttttgcaaaaatatttttgcaagcAATCTAATCACTGCAATTGATGGTGAATGCCTAGCCTGCAAGGGAAGGATCAAACTGGACGCTGCCAAAGACCATCTAGGGCGATGTTCAGAAGTTGAAGTGGTGTGCCTTCTCTgcagtgaaaaactgcagaggAAACACCAAGATGGCCACGATTGCCCCATGCGGGGAATAATCTGCAACTGTGGCGAAAAGTTCAACAAAAAAGATGAGGAACACCACCAGCATCTTTGCAGTTTTAAACAGACACAATGCCCATTCGATTGCGGCGAATTGGTAGAAAGGTACGTTAAAAAGTGTATGTGa
- the LOC140930797 gene encoding uncharacterized protein, translating to MHCGVKDYNSMSEDNAGESKTENFEKKDEEDSTLVPLLSEYSKKLESRVKRRYIEKISVIGIDPATLWHAKLDPECLPPIEATDLLSYLVLDTSYYTAQQFKAFKSLEAYNQMVSGFITSVQGKVIAGKYVVLAKVRHSQRMNDPPIPVWVISSQEGTIISAHCMGCKAGLAETCSHVASVLFYIEAWTRINGKLACTQVKCTWLLPSYVNEVTYARARDINFKSSKKLKEEMDLKIDACEGENQSQPPAPARIIRKSNMSVRPLDEDEMNAQLKKLNELNVKQVILSLFKPYSESFMSRSQRVLTMSDLYDPSHLKLSYPDLLKQCFEVSLDLNDNELDTIEEDTRKQSKGNFFYRHRAGRIGASVSWTVAHSNPMQPSQSLIKSLCYPHLFKVTSKAISHGKKYEKTAVETYVSLMSQTHKDFQVKYCGMIVDKEHPWLHATPDFMASCSCCGDGCGEVKCPYSIKNGDFQTYISKKTSCLEMVEEKLLKKKPSLALMPSVPI from the exons ATGCATTGCGGGGTGAAGGATTACAACAGCATGTCTGAAGATAATGCCGGCGAATCTAAAacagaaaactttgaaaaaaaagacgaGGAAGATTCCACACTTGTTCCTCTTTTATCAGAGTACTCGAAAAAGCTAGAGAGTCGGGTAAAACGTCGCTACATTGAGAAAATATCAGTGATTGGTATTGACCCGGCTACGTTGTGGCACGCGAAGCTCGATCCAGAATGTTTACCACCCATCGAAGCCACAGATCTACTGTCGTATTTGGTTTTAGATACGAGTTATTATACTGCACAACAATTCAAAGCCTTCAAAAGTTTAGAGGCGTATAACCAGATGGTTTCTGGTTTTATTACCAGTGTACAGGGGAAAGTTATCGCCGGAAAGTACGTGGTTCTTGCAAAAGTGCGACATTCGCAGCGCATGAATGACCCGCCGATCCCCGTTTGGGTGATTTCGAGCCAGGAAGGAACAATAATTTCGGCCCATTGCATGGGTTGTAAGGCTGGCTTAGCAGAAACGTGTTCCCACGTTGCAAGCGTTCTATTTTACATCGAAGCATGGACAAGGATCAATGGAAAATTGGCCTGCACGCAAGTCAAATGCACGTGGCTTTTACCTTCGTACGTGAACGAAGTTACTTACGCCAGAGCTCGAGACATCAATTTTAAATCatcgaaaaaattaaaagaagagaTGGACCTCAAAATAGATGCTTGTGAGGGTGAGAATCAGTCCCAACCACCAGCTCCAGCAAGAATTATTAGAAAATCAAACATGTCAGTAAGACCACTTGATGAGGATGAAATGAATGCTCAACTAAAGAAGTTAAATGAATTGAATGTAAAACAAGTCATTCTAAGTCTTTTTAAACCTTATTCTGAAAGCTTTATGTCAAGAAGCCAACGTGTACTTACAATGTCAGATTTGTATGACCCTAGTCATCTGAAACTCAGCTATCCAGATCTTCTGAAGCAATGTTTTGAGGTCAGCTTAGACCTTAATGATAATGAACTGGATACCATTGAAGAAGACACAAGGAAGCAATCCAAGGGGAATTTTTTCTATAGACACAGAGCAGGCCGCATTGGGGCCTCAGTCAGTTGGACTGTGGCACACAGTAATCCAATGCAGCCATCACAATCTTTGATCAAGTCTCTCTGCTACCCTCACCTGTTCAAAGTTACCTCTAAAGCTATCTCACATGGCAAGAAATATGAGAAAACTGCTGTTGAGACATATGTTTCCCTTATGAGTCAGACCCATAAAGACTTTCAAGTAAAGTATTGTGGAATGATAGTAGATAAAGAACATCCCTGGTTGCATGCTACTCCTGACTTTATGGCCTCTTGTTCCTGTTGTGGTGATGGTTGCGGGGAGGTCAAATGTCCTTATAGTATTAAGAATGGGGATTTTCAGACCTACATCTCAAAGAAGACCTCCTGTCTTGAAATGGTGGAGG AAAAGTTACTGAAGAAGAAACCATCACTTGCTCTAATGCCAAGTGTCCCTATATGA